Proteins encoded together in one Catellatospora citrea window:
- a CDS encoding ABC transporter ATP-binding protein codes for MSMFGGGFGGPGGGPGSGPIGGLSAVGAGRGTRRTGDSLPFAGVPDELAAGVRRLEEAEPDHGVPADRFTHRPAGGPELSLLSLLTRRRGVFLAACVTILAETLLLQAGPFLVQVGIDHGIVARDLPVLLWSAGAFTAAVLAGWATTTARMRQTGALAADAMRDLRVRVFAHLQRLSMDYYTDEKAGVIMTRMSSDIESLQQLLQEGLAQFAVQALTMVVVTAVLFHYDAGLAAITLLLVVPLLFAASVWFRRASDVGYARQRDAIAAMFTDLAESLHGVRVVTAYHRADRNIAQHRTVVGRYRDANDFTGHISAIYGPGTSVIGLVGMALLLLIGGRMVLRGELSIGELTAFVLYLNAFFAPVQQLVQLYTNYQQSRAAVAKLRTLLAQAPTVPERADPVELPPVAGGIVFERVVFGYDPARPVLRGVDLRIEPGETIACVGPTGAGKSTLAKLVTRLHDPDSGRVLIDGHDLREVSLVSLRRQIGVVPQEPFMFAGSIRDNVAFARPAASEAEIWAAIDAVGLRDLVERTDAGLDAMLHERGQSVSSGQRQLLALARAFLAQPRVVVLDEATSNLDLRSELRVEQALDRLLEGRTALLIAHRLSTAMRADRIVVLDESGVVEIGSHAELLAAEGRYADMFATWSRHH; via the coding sequence ATGAGCATGTTCGGGGGCGGGTTCGGCGGGCCGGGCGGAGGACCGGGCAGCGGGCCGATCGGCGGGCTCAGCGCCGTCGGCGCGGGCCGCGGCACCCGGCGCACCGGGGACAGCCTGCCGTTCGCCGGGGTGCCGGACGAACTCGCCGCCGGGGTGCGGCGGCTGGAGGAGGCCGAGCCCGACCACGGCGTCCCGGCGGACCGGTTCACGCACCGGCCGGCAGGCGGACCCGAGCTGAGCCTGCTGTCGCTGCTCACCCGCCGCCGCGGGGTCTTCCTGGCGGCCTGCGTGACGATCCTGGCCGAGACGCTGCTGCTGCAGGCGGGGCCGTTCCTGGTGCAGGTCGGCATCGACCACGGCATCGTCGCGCGCGACCTGCCCGTGCTGCTGTGGTCGGCGGGCGCGTTCACCGCCGCGGTGCTGGCCGGCTGGGCCACCACGACCGCCCGCATGCGCCAGACCGGCGCGCTGGCCGCCGACGCCATGCGCGACCTGCGGGTACGCGTCTTCGCGCATCTGCAGCGGCTGTCCATGGACTACTACACCGACGAGAAGGCCGGCGTCATCATGACCCGGATGTCGTCGGACATCGAGTCGCTGCAGCAGTTGCTGCAGGAGGGCCTGGCCCAGTTCGCGGTGCAGGCACTGACCATGGTGGTGGTGACCGCGGTGCTGTTCCACTACGACGCCGGGCTGGCCGCGATCACGCTGCTGCTGGTGGTCCCGCTGCTGTTCGCGGCGTCGGTGTGGTTCCGGCGGGCCTCCGACGTCGGGTACGCCCGCCAGCGCGACGCCATCGCGGCGATGTTCACCGACCTGGCGGAGAGCCTGCACGGCGTACGGGTGGTCACCGCGTACCACCGCGCGGACCGCAACATCGCCCAGCACCGCACGGTCGTCGGCCGCTACCGCGACGCGAACGACTTCACCGGCCACATCAGCGCGATCTACGGCCCCGGCACCTCGGTCATCGGCCTGGTCGGCATGGCGCTGCTGCTGCTGATCGGCGGGCGCATGGTGCTGCGCGGCGAGCTGAGCATCGGTGAGCTGACCGCGTTCGTGCTCTACCTCAACGCGTTCTTCGCCCCGGTGCAGCAGCTGGTGCAGCTGTACACGAACTACCAGCAGAGCCGGGCCGCGGTGGCGAAGCTGCGTACGCTGCTGGCCCAGGCGCCCACGGTGCCCGAACGCGCCGACCCGGTCGAGCTGCCGCCGGTGGCGGGCGGGATCGTGTTCGAGCGGGTGGTGTTCGGCTACGACCCGGCGCGGCCGGTGCTGCGCGGGGTGGACCTGCGCATCGAGCCGGGGGAGACGATCGCCTGCGTCGGGCCGACCGGGGCGGGCAAGTCGACGCTGGCCAAGCTGGTGACGCGACTGCACGACCCGGACTCGGGCCGGGTCCTGATCGACGGCCACGACCTGCGTGAGGTCAGCCTGGTCTCGCTGCGCCGCCAGATCGGGGTGGTGCCGCAGGAGCCGTTCATGTTCGCCGGTTCGATCCGCGACAACGTCGCCTTCGCCCGGCCGGCGGCGAGCGAGGCCGAGATCTGGGCGGCGATCGACGCGGTCGGCCTCCGCGACCTGGTCGAGCGCACCGACGCCGGGCTGGACGCGATGCTGCACGAGCGCGGGCAGTCGGTGTCGTCGGGGCAGCGGCAGCTGCTGGCGCTGGCCCGGGCGTTCCTGGCCCAGCCCCGGGTGGTGGTGCTCGACGAGGCGACCTCGAACCTGGACCTGCGCTCGGAACTGCGCGTGGAGCAGGCCCTGGACCGGCTGCTGGAGGGCCGCACCGCGCTGCTGATCGCGCACCGGTTGTCCACGGCGATGCGGGCCGACCGGATCGTGGTGCTGGACGAGTCGGGCGTCGTCGAGATCGGATCGCACGCCGAGCTGCTGGCCGCCGAGGGCCGTTATGCGGACATGTTCGCGACCTGGTCGCGGCATCACTGA
- a CDS encoding flavin reductase family protein, translated as MTLTALPPTTSADDLPGHAVTGIELHRHLGLLRRHATTVTVVTAPGQAGGPPVGFTATSFTSVSLRPQLVSFCLDRDSTSWPTVARARHVAIHLLAEGQQEVARIFATRGVDRFADTSLWRQGPYGLPLLHGALAVLTCEVVQRIPAGDHAIVLGRPVSAEHRDGEPLLYHMGGYASLAR; from the coding sequence ATGACGCTCACCGCCCTGCCGCCCACCACCTCCGCCGACGACCTGCCCGGCCACGCCGTCACCGGCATCGAACTGCACCGCCATCTCGGCCTGCTGCGCCGGCACGCCACCACGGTCACCGTGGTGACCGCGCCGGGTCAGGCCGGAGGCCCGCCCGTCGGGTTCACCGCGACCTCCTTCACCTCGGTGTCGCTGCGGCCGCAACTCGTCTCGTTCTGCCTCGACCGCGACTCGACGAGCTGGCCCACCGTCGCGCGGGCCCGGCACGTCGCCATCCACCTGCTGGCCGAGGGGCAGCAGGAGGTGGCTCGGATCTTCGCCACCCGCGGCGTCGACCGATTCGCCGACACGAGCCTGTGGCGGCAGGGTCCCTACGGGCTGCCGCTGCTGCACGGGGCGCTCGCCGTGCTGACCTGCGAGGTCGTGCAGCGCATCCCGGCCGGTGACCACGCGATCGTGCTCGGCCGCCCGGTCAGCGCCGAGCACCGCGACGGCGAGCCGCTGCTCTACCACATGGGCGGCTACGCCAGCCTGGCCCGCTGA
- a CDS encoding MFS transporter encodes MSARHSSLLRARVLVERLIAAPSGGSSPRSRSAPPAPDSADQTVSRNVRLLSWFNFFGDFRMYGPIMVIYFAQVTGSYTAAASLLAVKKLSSAAFEVPTGVLSDRLGRRGTMIAGAVVMVAAHLGYAGASGYGLLLAAVVLEGLAAALWSGNNESLLYDTLLAAGREDEFPRHSGRVNSMFQIALALAAPIGGVVAGAWSLRTVVVLSVVPQVLCVLAALRVREPRVHGPLESNVLAHLGSALRGIRRSPLLRRMTLVSALRYSGESAAQLSPVFVAGLWPLWALGLWRTFGHGVAFVGFRVSGRVIGRVGAARTLLSGELFDNVANFVALVRPTVFSPVLLGSPAYGMSTIAQQTLLQREFTDRERATMGSLASLLGSVLYALVALGAGLVADRWGIVAALFAIQAVALTALPLAWWVHAHASALSASAGTVTG; translated from the coding sequence GTGTCCGCTCGTCATTCTTCACTGCTCCGCGCACGTGTCCTGGTCGAACGCCTGATCGCTGCCCCGTCCGGCGGGAGTTCCCCACGGTCGAGGTCGGCTCCGCCTGCTCCTGACTCCGCCGACCAGACTGTCAGCCGCAACGTCCGCCTGCTGAGCTGGTTCAATTTCTTCGGCGACTTCCGCATGTACGGGCCGATCATGGTCATCTACTTCGCGCAGGTCACCGGCTCGTACACCGCTGCCGCCAGCCTCCTGGCGGTGAAGAAGCTGTCTTCGGCAGCGTTCGAAGTCCCCACCGGAGTGCTCTCCGACCGCCTCGGCCGACGCGGCACGATGATCGCCGGCGCCGTCGTCATGGTGGCCGCCCATCTCGGGTACGCCGGCGCTTCGGGCTACGGCCTCCTCCTGGCGGCTGTCGTGCTGGAGGGATTGGCAGCCGCACTGTGGAGCGGCAACAACGAGTCTCTGCTCTACGACACGTTGCTCGCGGCCGGCCGCGAGGACGAGTTTCCCCGGCACTCGGGCCGGGTCAACTCGATGTTCCAGATCGCGCTCGCGCTGGCGGCGCCCATAGGCGGCGTGGTCGCCGGCGCGTGGTCGCTGCGTACGGTGGTCGTGCTGTCGGTCGTGCCGCAGGTGCTGTGCGTGCTCGCCGCCTTGCGAGTCCGGGAACCGCGGGTGCACGGCCCGCTGGAATCGAACGTGCTGGCGCATCTCGGATCGGCCCTGCGCGGCATCCGGCGTAGTCCGCTGCTCCGCCGGATGACCCTGGTGTCGGCGCTGCGTTACAGCGGCGAAAGCGCGGCCCAGTTGTCGCCCGTCTTCGTGGCGGGACTGTGGCCGCTCTGGGCGCTGGGCCTGTGGCGCACCTTCGGCCATGGCGTGGCCTTCGTCGGCTTCCGCGTCAGCGGTCGGGTGATCGGCCGGGTGGGCGCGGCCCGCACGCTGCTGTCCGGTGAGCTGTTCGACAACGTGGCGAACTTCGTGGCGCTGGTCAGGCCGACCGTGTTCTCGCCCGTGCTGCTTGGCTCACCGGCCTACGGCATGTCGACGATCGCCCAGCAGACGTTGCTGCAGCGCGAGTTCACCGACCGGGAACGCGCGACCATGGGCTCGCTCGCGTCGTTGCTCGGCAGCGTGCTCTACGCCCTCGTCGCCCTGGGGGCCGGCCTGGTGGCAGACCGGTGGGGCATCGTTGCGGCGTTGTTCGCGATCCAGGCGGTGGCGCTGACCGCGCTTCCGCTCGCCTGGTGGGTGCACGCGCACGCTTCGGCGCTCTCCGCGAGCGCTGGGACGGTGACGGGATGA
- a CDS encoding ABC transporter ATP-binding protein translates to MATRTEGDLSTVLTAGGVRRSFGAAVVLDGVDLAIAPGEVVALLGGSGSGKSTLLRILAGLDPDATGTVRRPPHQAVVFQEHRLLPWKRVIDNVALGLSGPEAHARARAALAEVGLPDRDTAWPAELSGGQAQRVAVARALVREPELLLLDEPFGALDALTRLRMQQLFIRLRAQHRFAALLVTHDVDEALLLADRTVVLEGGRLVEDAPVPLTHPRTPDDPGFGALRRHLLERLGVAA, encoded by the coding sequence ATGGCGACGCGGACTGAAGGCGACCTGAGCACGGTGCTGACCGCCGGCGGGGTACGGCGCTCGTTCGGCGCGGCCGTCGTGCTCGACGGCGTCGACCTGGCCATCGCGCCCGGGGAGGTGGTCGCACTGCTCGGCGGCAGCGGCTCGGGCAAGAGCACACTGCTGCGCATCCTCGCCGGACTCGACCCGGACGCCACCGGAACCGTGCGGCGGCCGCCCCACCAGGCCGTGGTGTTCCAGGAGCACCGGCTGCTGCCGTGGAAGCGCGTCATCGACAACGTCGCGCTCGGACTGTCCGGACCGGAGGCACATGCCCGGGCGCGGGCGGCGCTGGCGGAGGTCGGCCTGCCCGATCGCGACACCGCCTGGCCCGCCGAGCTGTCCGGCGGGCAGGCGCAGCGCGTCGCGGTCGCCCGTGCGCTGGTACGCGAGCCGGAGCTGCTGCTGCTCGACGAGCCGTTCGGGGCACTGGACGCGCTGACGCGGCTGCGTATGCAACAGCTGTTCATCCGGCTGCGCGCACAGCACCGCTTCGCGGCGCTGCTGGTCACCCACGACGTGGACGAGGCACTGCTGCTGGCCGACCGCACCGTGGTCCTGGAGGGCGGCCGGCTCGTCGAGGACGCCCCCGTGCCGCTGACACATCCGCGTACGCCTGACGACCCCGGCTTCGGCGCGCTGCGGCGGCACCTGCTGGAGAGGCTGGGTGTGGCGGCGTAA
- a CDS encoding ABC transporter permease has translation MTAAPRTAAPVAVRTAPADTAAPAPGRATRPRSGRRVLRLVSPVVLLATWEAAARTGLLPPEKLPAPSEVLHTGWRLAADGTLAVHLLDSLQRAAIGLAVGGGLALLLGAVAGLLRIGDDLVDPPVQMARMLPHLGLVPLLIIWVGIGEELKITLVALGSFFPIYFNTYAGIRDIDERLVEAARTCGLGQLARLRHVVLPGALPSLFLGLRLAIGAAWLSLVVGEQVNAQTGIGFLMMEAREFAQTDVVLLGLLVYALLGLLSDLLLRFAERRTLSWRRGLKAT, from the coding sequence ATGACAGCCGCACCGCGGACGGCGGCTCCGGTCGCCGTCCGCACCGCACCGGCCGACACGGCAGCACCCGCGCCTGGCCGGGCCACCCGCCCGCGTTCCGGGCGCCGGGTGCTGCGCCTGGTGAGCCCGGTCGTGCTGCTGGCAACCTGGGAGGCGGCCGCGCGGACCGGGCTGCTGCCGCCGGAGAAGCTGCCCGCGCCCAGCGAGGTGCTGCACACCGGCTGGCGACTGGCCGCCGACGGCACCCTCGCCGTGCACCTGCTCGACTCGCTGCAACGCGCGGCGATCGGCCTGGCCGTCGGCGGCGGGCTGGCACTGCTGCTGGGCGCGGTCGCGGGTCTGCTGCGCATCGGAGACGACCTGGTCGACCCGCCCGTGCAGATGGCCCGGATGCTGCCGCACCTGGGCCTGGTCCCGTTGCTGATCATCTGGGTCGGCATCGGCGAGGAGCTGAAGATCACGCTGGTCGCGCTGGGCAGCTTCTTCCCGATCTACTTCAACACCTACGCCGGTATCCGTGACATCGACGAACGCCTCGTCGAGGCGGCCCGCACCTGCGGGCTCGGCCAGCTGGCCCGGCTGCGGCACGTGGTGCTGCCCGGCGCGCTGCCCTCGCTGTTCCTCGGGCTGCGGCTGGCCATCGGCGCGGCCTGGCTCAGCCTCGTCGTCGGCGAGCAGGTCAACGCGCAGACCGGCATCGGCTTCCTGATGATGGAGGCGCGCGAGTTCGCCCAGACCGACGTGGTGCTGCTCGGCCTGCTGGTGTATGCGCTGCTCGGTCTGCTGTCGGACCTGCTGCTGCGCTTCGCGGAGAGGAGGACGCTGTCATGGCGACGCGGACTGAAGGCGACCTGA
- a CDS encoding aliphatic sulfonate ABC transporter substrate-binding protein, which produces MQAQPGLSRRTLLAALAAAPLSATLLSACGGEEPAAAGQPLRIGYQRFGGLSLVKARNAADPKATWSLFESGPALTEGLKGKAIDIGQTGEAPPIFAAAGKIDFKIIGTSAPVPKGEAVLVKQAKGFKTFADLKGRKVALNKGSNVNWLLVKLLEKYHLKITDIDVKYLKPAEARPAFDGDQVDAWIIWDPYFALAEQPGVVVLEDATGLAGNREYLLVDPTALEQKTDQLGEFLKQYRTVTDWGIAHPAERAAVLAPELKIPLDVTTRALARSAQPLAPITPEIGDELQAIADGFAALQLIPEKIDIKSRIDGRFNEALR; this is translated from the coding sequence ATGCAGGCCCAGCCTGGACTTTCCCGCCGCACGCTACTGGCCGCGCTCGCGGCGGCCCCCCTGTCCGCGACCCTGCTGTCGGCCTGCGGCGGCGAAGAACCGGCCGCCGCCGGGCAGCCGCTGCGCATCGGCTACCAGCGCTTCGGCGGGCTCAGCCTGGTCAAGGCGCGCAACGCCGCCGATCCCAAGGCCACCTGGTCGCTGTTCGAGAGCGGCCCGGCACTCACCGAAGGCCTCAAGGGCAAGGCGATCGACATCGGACAGACCGGCGAGGCCCCGCCGATCTTCGCCGCCGCCGGCAAGATCGACTTCAAGATCATCGGCACGTCGGCACCGGTGCCCAAGGGCGAGGCCGTGCTCGTCAAGCAGGCCAAGGGGTTCAAGACCTTCGCCGACCTCAAGGGCAGGAAGGTCGCGCTCAACAAGGGCTCCAATGTCAACTGGCTGCTGGTGAAGCTGCTGGAGAAGTACCACCTCAAGATCACCGACATCGACGTCAAGTACCTCAAGCCCGCCGAGGCCCGCCCGGCCTTCGACGGCGACCAGGTCGACGCCTGGATCATCTGGGACCCCTACTTCGCCCTGGCCGAGCAGCCCGGCGTGGTCGTGCTGGAGGACGCCACCGGCCTGGCCGGCAACCGCGAATACCTGCTCGTCGACCCGACCGCGCTGGAGCAGAAGACCGACCAGCTCGGCGAGTTCCTCAAGCAGTACCGCACGGTGACCGACTGGGGCATCGCCCACCCCGCCGAGCGCGCGGCAGTGCTCGCGCCGGAGCTGAAGATCCCGCTCGATGTCACCACCCGCGCATTGGCGCGCAGCGCGCAACCGCTGGCCCCGATCACCCCGGAGATCGGCGACGAACTGCAGGCCATCGCCGACGGCTTCGCCGCGCTGCAACTGATCCCGGAGAAGATCGACATCAAGTCCCGCATCGACGGCCGCTTCAACGAGGCGCTGCGATGA
- a CDS encoding DEAD/DEAH box helicase, translated as MSSRRRTMSQEPSAATSEETVTFADLGLRPELTKALSALGYEEPTPIQREAIGPLLAGRDLLGQAATGTGKTAAFALPVLQHWADSADGRTRVDPTALILVPTRELAVQVSEAVHRYGRDLGVRVLPIYGGQPIGRQLQTLRRGVDIVVATPGRALDHIGRGTLQLADLRTVVLDEADEMLDMGFAEDIEAILQETPDTRQTVLFSATMPSRVEGLVKRYLRDAARIQMGRAAQAPGESPKVRQSAYVVARAHKPAALGRVLDVEAPTAAIVFCRTREEVDQLTETMNGRGYRAEALHGGMSQEQRDRVMGRLRAGTADLLVATDVAARGLDIEQLTHVINYDVPSAPEAYVHRIGRVGRAGREGVAVTLAEPREHRMLKAIERVTRQRITMEKIPSVADLHARRLEMTRAAIHESLLEDELDRFRVVVESLADEYDIVEVALAAVKVAHEAMGNAPDDEVIPDIAEPVERRERPGQGDGRARGGSRGPAAGAVKLFIGLGRRNGVRPQDLVGAIAGEAGLPGRDIGAIEIADRFSLVEVPAEAADDVIQALRTATIKGKRVSARRDRDREAAPRRQRW; from the coding sequence TTGTCGAGCAGAAGGCGGACCATGAGCCAGGAGCCCTCAGCGGCCACGTCCGAGGAGACCGTCACCTTCGCCGACCTCGGCCTGCGGCCGGAGTTGACGAAGGCGCTCTCGGCGCTGGGCTACGAGGAGCCGACGCCGATCCAGCGCGAGGCGATCGGCCCGCTGCTGGCGGGCCGGGACCTGCTCGGGCAGGCCGCCACCGGCACCGGCAAGACCGCCGCGTTCGCGCTGCCGGTGCTGCAGCACTGGGCCGACAGCGCCGACGGGCGCACCCGCGTCGACCCGACCGCGCTCATCCTCGTGCCCACCCGCGAGCTGGCCGTGCAGGTCTCCGAGGCGGTCCACCGCTACGGCCGCGACCTCGGCGTGCGCGTGCTGCCGATCTACGGCGGGCAGCCCATCGGCCGCCAGCTGCAGACGCTGCGCCGCGGCGTCGACATCGTGGTGGCCACCCCCGGCCGCGCGCTGGACCACATCGGCCGCGGCACGCTGCAGCTGGCCGACCTGCGCACCGTCGTGCTCGACGAGGCCGACGAGATGCTCGACATGGGCTTCGCCGAGGACATCGAGGCCATCCTGCAGGAGACGCCGGACACCCGGCAGACGGTGCTGTTCTCCGCGACCATGCCGTCGCGGGTGGAGGGCCTGGTCAAGCGCTATCTGCGCGACGCGGCGCGGATCCAGATGGGCCGGGCCGCGCAGGCCCCCGGCGAGTCGCCGAAGGTCCGCCAGAGCGCATACGTGGTGGCCCGCGCGCACAAGCCGGCCGCGCTCGGCCGCGTCCTCGACGTGGAGGCGCCCACCGCCGCGATCGTCTTCTGCCGCACCCGTGAAGAGGTCGACCAGCTCACCGAGACCATGAACGGCCGCGGCTACCGGGCGGAGGCGCTGCACGGCGGCATGAGCCAGGAGCAGCGCGACCGGGTGATGGGACGGCTGCGCGCCGGCACGGCCGACCTGCTGGTCGCCACGGATGTGGCCGCTCGCGGCCTGGACATCGAGCAGCTCACCCACGTGATCAACTACGACGTGCCGTCGGCCCCCGAGGCGTACGTGCACCGGATCGGCCGGGTCGGCCGGGCCGGCCGCGAGGGCGTCGCGGTGACCCTGGCCGAGCCGCGCGAGCACCGCATGCTCAAGGCGATCGAGCGGGTCACCCGGCAGCGCATCACCATGGAGAAGATCCCCAGCGTCGCCGACCTGCACGCCCGGCGGCTGGAGATGACCCGGGCCGCGATCCACGAGAGCCTGCTCGAGGACGAACTCGACCGGTTCCGGGTCGTCGTGGAGAGCCTGGCCGACGAGTACGACATCGTCGAGGTCGCCCTCGCCGCGGTGAAGGTCGCGCACGAGGCGATGGGCAACGCCCCCGACGACGAGGTCATCCCCGACATCGCCGAGCCCGTCGAGCGCCGCGAGCGGCCCGGCCAGGGTGACGGACGTGCCCGGGGCGGTTCGCGCGGCCCCGCCGCGGGCGCGGTCAAGCTCTTCATCGGACTCGGCCGCCGCAACGGCGTACGCCCGCAGGACCTGGTCGGGGCCATCGCCGGCGAGGCAGGGCTGCCGGGGCGCGACATCGGGGCGATCGAGATCGCCGACCGGTTCTCCCTGGTCGAGGTCCCGGCGGAGGCGGCCGACGACGTCATCCAGGCACTGCGCACCGCGACGATCAAGGGCAAGCGAGTCAGCGCCCGCCGCGACCGCGACCGCGAGGCCGCACCGCGCCGCCAGCGCTGGTAA
- a CDS encoding DUF1304 domain-containing protein, protein MNVVAQVFAVLAGLLHVLIFTMESVLFRRPQVHGRFRVKPQDLEAVRPWAFNQGFYNLFLALGALGGVVAVHTGHAAVGAAVALFGCASMLGAAVVLAATDRRMVRAAAIQGVTPLAALVAALLAS, encoded by the coding sequence ATGAACGTGGTCGCTCAGGTTTTCGCCGTGCTCGCCGGTCTGCTGCACGTGCTCATCTTCACGATGGAGAGCGTGCTGTTCCGGCGGCCGCAGGTGCACGGCCGGTTCCGGGTCAAACCGCAGGATCTGGAGGCGGTCCGGCCCTGGGCCTTCAACCAGGGCTTCTACAACCTGTTCCTCGCGCTGGGGGCGCTGGGCGGCGTGGTGGCCGTGCACACCGGACACGCGGCGGTCGGCGCGGCCGTGGCGCTGTTCGGCTGCGCCAGCATGCTCGGCGCGGCGGTGGTGCTGGCGGCCACCGACCGCAGGATGGTCCGCGCCGCCGCCATCCAGGGCGTCACTCCGCTGGCCGCCCTGGTCGCGGCACTGCTGGCGAGCTGA
- a CDS encoding MFS transporter produces the protein MSSTGTPIRLSVLALSYFAFISLGLPDGLLGVAWPSMSTDLEVPRETIGLLLIPSTCGYLISSVTAGFVLSKLGVGRLLAGSTALASLALFGYALSPAFAFTMAAALFAGFAGGAIDAGLNAYAASAFGPRHMNWLHAFFGLGVAMGPLIMTASIQYGDAWRPGYLVVASGQAVLAVAFVLTARQWAQRPVAEHAAHGAQAGPIRARDTLKLPAVWFSVLTIAVYVALEVAAGLFAYQLLTEGRGMSDAVAGVCVSLYWGSLFVGRVLQGFAAHRFLPGQTVVWSIGGMAAGAVLVAIPGPGWLAAFGFMVIGFAAAAVFPLFTLLTAERVGVAHADRTIGLQMAGAGLGGSIFPAIIGVVLGTWGVNALGLSLVVLAAALIAAYLAATRTRHPQPTA, from the coding sequence GTGAGTTCTACCGGGACCCCGATCCGCCTGTCCGTGCTCGCCCTGTCCTACTTCGCGTTCATCAGCCTGGGGCTGCCCGACGGCCTGCTCGGCGTGGCCTGGCCGTCGATGAGCACCGACCTGGAGGTGCCCCGGGAGACGATCGGCCTGCTGCTGATCCCGTCCACCTGCGGTTATCTGATCTCCAGCGTGACGGCCGGTTTCGTGCTGTCCAAACTCGGCGTCGGCCGGCTGCTGGCCGGCAGCACGGCACTGGCCAGCCTGGCGCTGTTCGGGTACGCGCTGTCGCCCGCGTTCGCGTTCACCATGGCCGCGGCGCTGTTCGCCGGTTTCGCCGGTGGCGCGATCGACGCGGGGCTGAACGCGTACGCCGCGTCGGCGTTCGGGCCCCGGCACATGAACTGGCTGCACGCGTTCTTCGGGCTGGGCGTGGCGATGGGCCCGCTCATCATGACCGCCTCCATCCAGTACGGCGACGCCTGGCGGCCCGGTTACCTGGTGGTCGCGTCCGGGCAGGCGGTGCTGGCCGTGGCGTTCGTGCTCACCGCCCGGCAGTGGGCGCAGCGGCCGGTTGCCGAGCACGCGGCCCACGGGGCGCAGGCCGGGCCGATCCGGGCGCGGGACACGCTCAAGCTGCCCGCGGTCTGGTTCAGCGTGCTGACCATCGCCGTGTACGTCGCGCTGGAGGTCGCCGCCGGCCTGTTCGCCTACCAGCTGCTCACCGAGGGCCGGGGCATGAGCGACGCGGTCGCCGGCGTCTGCGTGTCGCTGTACTGGGGCAGCCTGTTCGTCGGCCGGGTGTTGCAGGGCTTCGCCGCGCACCGGTTCCTGCCGGGCCAGACCGTCGTGTGGTCGATCGGCGGCATGGCGGCCGGGGCGGTGCTGGTCGCGATCCCCGGTCCGGGCTGGCTGGCCGCGTTCGGCTTCATGGTGATCGGTTTCGCCGCAGCCGCGGTGTTCCCGCTGTTCACCCTGTTGACGGCCGAACGGGTCGGGGTCGCGCACGCGGACCGGACCATCGGCCTGCAGATGGCGGGCGCGGGGCTCGGCGGCTCGATCTTCCCCGCGATCATCGGGGTGGTGCTGGGCACGTGGGGCGTCAACGCGCTCGGCCTCAGCCTCGTCGTGCTCGCCGCCGCCCTGATCGCCGCGTACCTGGCCGCGACCCGGACCCGCCACCCGCAGCCGACCGCCTGA
- a CDS encoding LysR family substrate-binding domain-containing protein encodes MPDDRPPATFRLLVVPGVTMDKWSRVWSERQPEVALEVVPVEAAQAAPLLSAEADAGLLRLPVDQDAFHAIPLYTETTVVVVPREHLLAAADEVTLADLADETLLLPEDDVIGWPDASVLPGTVAAHRPATTAEAVELVAAEVGVLVVPQSLARAHHRRDLTYRVLTDAPASSVGLVWSRDRYTDLVEEMIGVVRGRTANSTRGRGPTPAEPRLAAAARKPAEGANRGKPATGRTGARRTGGTPPKRRGR; translated from the coding sequence GTGCCCGATGATCGCCCTCCTGCGACGTTCCGCCTGCTGGTCGTCCCCGGCGTGACCATGGACAAGTGGAGCCGCGTCTGGTCCGAGCGGCAGCCCGAGGTGGCCCTGGAGGTGGTCCCGGTGGAGGCCGCGCAGGCCGCCCCGCTGTTGTCCGCCGAGGCCGACGCCGGGCTGCTCCGGCTGCCCGTCGACCAGGACGCCTTCCACGCCATCCCGCTGTACACCGAGACGACGGTCGTCGTGGTGCCGCGCGAGCACCTGCTCGCCGCCGCCGACGAGGTGACGCTCGCGGACCTGGCGGACGAGACGCTGCTGCTGCCCGAGGACGACGTGATCGGCTGGCCCGACGCGTCGGTCCTGCCCGGCACGGTGGCCGCGCACCGGCCCGCCACCACGGCCGAGGCAGTCGAGCTCGTGGCCGCCGAGGTCGGCGTGCTCGTCGTGCCGCAGTCCCTGGCCCGCGCGCACCACCGCCGCGACCTCACCTACCGCGTGCTCACCGACGCCCCGGCCTCGTCCGTGGGGCTGGTGTGGTCCCGTGACCGGTACACCGACCTGGTCGAGGAGATGATCGGCGTCGTGCGGGGCCGGACCGCGAACAGCACCCGCGGCCGCGGCCCGACGCCCGCCGAACCGCGCCTGGCCGCCGCCGCGCGTAAACCGGCCGAGGGCGCGAACCGCGGCAAGCCCGCGACCGGGCGTACGGGCGCGCGCCGCACCGGCGGCACCCCGCCGAAGCGACGGGGCCGCTGA